Below is a genomic region from Spirosoma radiotolerans.
TGCCTGAGCCGATACTGAATACGCCAGGCATAGACCCCCGTTTCGCAATGGTCACCGCGATAATTACCGTCCCACAGAAAGGGCGAGTCTTTCGTCTCGAAAACAACCTCTCCCCAGCGATTAAAAATTGCCAGTGATGTGATGGTAATATCGCCACAACCATAGGCCAGAAAAACATCATTTAGCCCATCCCCATTTGGCGTAAAGGTATTGGGCGCGTAAAGAACACAATCGCAGGCGTTATAATCAATAACAATCGAATCGGTAACCGTGGCGCAGGCATTCTGCACGCTTGCCCGGTATATGCCCGAACTACTCACCGTTCGTTCAACGCCTGAAATTTGATCCGTCCAGCTAAACTTCCCCTCGGCAACCGTCGGTTTGATGACAAACAGTTGTGCCCCACACAGTTGTTTGTCGGGTCCTAACTCCAACTCGGGCGGCCGTATATACTGTACCTGAATGGTATCACTGGCAATACAACTGGCCTGTGTCACCCGAATGCTGTATTGCCCGGCCTGGCGCACTGTCAATGTATTGGTCGATGACCCATCCTGCCAGCGGTAAGTCGATGTGGTTGTCGCAGGCACCTTGAGCGTGAGGGTCTGACCATTACAAATCGTCGTATCGGCACCCAGGCTGAAGTCAAGCGCGTAATCGACGATGAGACTATCGGTGAGTGTTTTACACGAAGTGACAGCTGTTACAGAGTATTTACCTGGTTTAGTTACCTGCCGAGTTGGCTTTGTGCTCCCATCGTTCCACCGATAATCGAAGGCTCCGGGCGTTGTAGCATCGAGTAATAGCGTACTCTGACGACCGCATAAGGTGGTGTCTTTACCCAGTTCGAGGTTGACGGGTACCAGCGATATATCATCAACAAATAAATAGTAGTAGCCTAGAAAAGGAGGTTCTTTATTAAAGTTTCCAATGGTTATATATTGCTCACCACCTTTCGCCGTTACGAAACCCGCAACACGTTGCCACTGCAGGCGGCCAAGACTATTTTTAGGTTGGGTATCCAGAATTTGCGGATTGGCTGGCAGTCTGTCCGTTGTTGTTACATCCGTGACCGGGCTGGTCGAGAAATAGGCCCCCAGTGTTTCGGGAAGGTATTTATTGGGTGTATCCGTAGCAATGTACATCTCGAAATAATAGCACTCATCGGCGATCAGTGGTTTGATCAGCCGTACGCCCAGGTACTCAGCCCAGCCCTGATCGAAAAACAAATGCCCAACTCCCTTACCCGAATGGGGCGGTAACGACATTTGCCCCGTCTGAAAACATTCGTGGTAGAAATCAGGGGTGGCCCGGTTCGGGTTATACCAGGGAGTGGCCTCGATGAGTTGATTATCTTGACGTGGGCAATTTCGGTACGTTTCAAAGTTACCGTTGGGAATGAGGTTTTGGCCCGCCAGCATTCCGGGCAGGAACGCAACGAGGCTAACCCAGAGCCAACTATATCCTTTTTGCATAACCCTGATGTCATTAAATGGGGTTGGCACCAATGACCTGATCTACCAAACGAAGGGCGTCTAAGATACTGATTTTTGTGAATATAGGTACCATCTTCGAAGGGTTACCCACTATTTATGCATGAAACCCACTAAAAAAAGCCACTCATGAATAGAGCGGCTTTCTTACTAGTGTGGACGAATGTTACTACTTCAGGAAGGTACTTTTTAGTTAATGCTGAGCCAGAATGCCCGTTGGGAAGTTCCGGCTCAGACAGAGGAAGATTTTGTTTAATACCATCTTAAAGATAACATCTGACCTGCTTCTCTGCTGGAGAAAAGGTGTCAATAACAGGAATTAGTAGGTGAATCGTACACCCAACGATGTAAACGGTTTTCACCGAATGGGCATAGGTGACATGATTTCTAATAGTGGTTAAACCGTTGCAGAAAGTCTTCCTTATAACTCCGGCTTAGCGGAAGTAACTGCGTTCCAATGCTTAGTTCAGCGTCATTGAAGGAGTCCACTTTATGAATATTAACCGCATAAGACCGATGTATACGCACCAGAGACGGTAAATTCATCCGCTCCAGAATACCACTCAACGTTTGCCGGACAACGTATTTTCGGTTCGTCGTGACTAAGGTCGTATATACATTATCGGCCTCCAGATAAAGTAACTCTGTCACATTTATCTTGACGAATTGGTAATTCTGCTTAACAAATAAATGGTCCTCAATTTGCAGAATTGTTTCTTTGTCTCGGGATGTATTCCGTTCGGGAACGGCCGCTGTAGCGGGAACTGGCTTAGTACGGAGGCTAAAATTATGAATGGCCAGCTCAATAGCCGTTCTCAGGCTGTTCAGTTGATAAGGCTTGTGGACATAAGCGGCAGGATAGGTCTGCTTGGCTCGTTCCAGGGTTTCCCGATCTGTCAGAGCCGTCAGGTAAATGACTGGAATGGGCCGTTCGGCCGTAATGTGTTTAACAGTCTCAATACCATCCCAATCTCCTTTAATGGTAATATCGCAAAGTAACAAATCAACTCGCTGCCGCTGGCACAAATCGAGTGCCTTACGACCATTATTGGCAATGCCCACTACAAAGTAACCATCCGCTTCGAGGCTGTCACTCAACTCCATGGCCAAAATACCTTCATCTTCCACTATCAAAATATGGATACGTTCATCAATGGTCATCAAAGGGTACTATTTATACTGTTTGTTTAGGGAGCGGTCTGGTATATGTTATCTGCTGCCAGACACATCGTCTACTATCAGCTTTTGTAGCCTGAGTACCTACAGTTTGCCAGAACGGCTTAGGGGTTAAGCCAATCGAAATGTAAATACTCTTATTCAGAAAGATGGAAAGTAAATGTATATCTTAACAGCACGTACCATGTATTAACTTACATTATTAACTATTGTTAATCTATGCATAATAAGACACAGGCGTACTTATAAACATACAGGCGAACTACGAAGCTGACAGGAAGCGTTTTTTTTATTCAGTTATCAAAAGATCAGGCGGCCAAACGAGTCTGCGGTATGTGCAGTCGGCATAAGGTGCCATTCTGGGTAGTCAATTCGAATTTACCTTCTAGTTGTTCCGTCAGGGAAGTAACCAGGCGTCGGCCAAACGATGTTCGGTTATTATTTTTCTGCCAGTCGGTCGCCTTTATTCCCGGCCCGTTATCCTGTACTTCCAGGGTAATACCTGGCTGCGATGCGCCATTGGCATAATCTAGTTTGATCCGGAGCAGCGGGTGCTCCTGGTGCGTAAAAGCATACTTAAACGAGTTGGTTATTAATTCATTTACGATCAGTCCTAATGGCATAGCCACATCGACATCCAACTCTTCCAGTGCTACGTCGACCTGTAAATCGAAGTTAGCGGGTTCGTAGCCGTAAGCCCGCATCAGGCTTTCAGACAAATCGGTCAAATATTCACGGATGTTAACGATCGTTACCCGATCTGTCTGGTACAATCGCTGGTGAATGAGCGACATGGCCTGCACCCGCTGCTGTCCTTTACGAAGTGCCTGTACGGCTTTCTCATCCGTCAGGCCGTTCGCCTGCAAGGTGAGCAGGCTCGATACAATAGCTAAATTGTTTTTAACGCGGTGGTGCAATTCTTTCATCAGCGTACGCAATTGATCAGACTGACTAACCAACTGGTGACTGTTGCTGGTAATAATTTCGTTCTGAGCCGATAATTGCCTGTTGGCCCGACGCAATGCCCAATATTGCCCCACCAGAAGGCTCAACAGCAGACCTAACAGCCCCAAACCACCCGCCATGTAGTTGACCTGGCGGGTTTGTTGCTGGTTTTGCTGGTCAAGAGCGGCAATTTGGTTCATCCGTTTTTGCGTCTCATACTTCGCCTGAACATCGGCGATAGCGCGTGCTTTTTCAATGTCGACAACCGCCTTTATCCGGGCAACCCGCCGGTTTTCTTCAGCCTGAATAGCTGCAATTTCCTTTTCCTTGGCAGACTCTATACGGGCAATTTCTTTAGCTTTAGCCAAAGCCAGCCCGGCCTGAATCGTTGCCAGTTCATTCGATTTTTTCAGTGTATATTGTTCTTCCAGGCGGGCAACCGTGCGTGTTTTATCCAGATTCATCAACGAATCTTCAATTCGCTTCTGCTGCACAGCGTATTGGTAGGCTTTCTCATATTTTCCCACACTCGCGTACATCTGCGACATCATTTTATAAACCGACCGGGTCAGCGGAGCATCCTTGCTCTTTTCGACCAGCGCAATGGCTTTTTCACCGTATGAGATAGCCTGGTCAGGTTTTTTCAGGAATTGATAAGCCGTGGATAGATTCCGGTAATTGTGAACAAGGCTGGTTGTTCGGTTAAGCTCCAGATTGATTGCCAGGGCCTTATTCAGATACACGACTGCCTGCTCATACTGCCCTTGTACATTGGCATTTTTACCAAGGTCATTGTAAATAACCCGATAATCCTCTGGTTTGGCATGGTTGGCATCATTGATCGCCAGCGCCTTCAGGAAACATTCCCTCCCCCGCTCATATTCCTGCAAATCTTCATAAATGATACCCAGGTTAACATAATTTTCGGCGAGAAACCGATTCGCCTTCAGTTCCTGATTGATTCGGATAGCCTGCTGTATATAATACATCCCCTTTTCGAGGTTGGCCCGGATCCGTAAATCCCCACCCATCGTTTTATAGAGCAGCCCTAAATTATGGTATACTTTAGCAATGGAACCCGGCTTGTGGCATTTAGTGAAGTAGTTTATAGCCGCCTGCGCACACAGAATCGACTCGTCAAATAATCCCTGATGGAGCCGTACGACGCAGGTGAGCAGGTTATACTCACCAAGCCCTGCCAGATCATGCGTTTTCTGGCAATGTTTCAGCATCGGTTTCAGGTAGTAAAGCGCCGAATCAAGCTTACTTTCTTTGTAGAAACTATTAGCTATGTTGTAATACGTGTGGGCTCTGGTTGAGTCAGGAAGTTTGTAGGTCAGCGTCGTTTTTAAGCTATCGACCAGCCGACGCTGTGCCTGAACGGGATTGCTTGCCGCCAGTACCACGACCAGAAGGCAAGACAAAGCCCATAAATTACTTTTCATGATAACGATTCGTAATTGTTGCCCCAAAGTAGAATGGCTAGTAAACAATAGTTTTACTAGGGGAAAGATACGACTAAAATTAAGTTTAGTACGTGCAGCCTACCGTTTAAAAAATCTAATTTCTATCTGGCTTTTCCCTGATCTGTTGGTCATTACCGAAAGGTTAAGGTCATCAACGCTTTCGGCTTCACTCTTTTGGGGTGAAGCCGAAAGCGTTAGTGTTCGCGCGTTATTTAGGATATTGACGGACCAAGTTCTCTGTTATTCACTTTTCAGTATCTTGGCCGGGTTCCTGCGAGCTGCTTTTAACGTTTGTGAACCGATCAGCAGGAAAGCCAGAAACATGACAATCACAACACCCATGAGCAGGCCACTGAGGCCAATTGGCTGGTGATAGGCAAAGTTGACCAACACCACTTTGTCGAAAAAGAGGTAAGTGGCCGGAAGCGCCACCAGCGTGGCCACCATGAGCAGGGTTAAGAATCCTTTACTGAGCAGATAGATCAGTCCTGCTTCGCTGGCCCCAAGCACTTTACGGATGCTAATTTCCTTTAAGCGAGTTTCTGTCGTGAACACGACCATGCCGAACAAACCAAGCGAAGCAATACAAATAGCCAGGAAAGCAATGAAACCAATTACCTTCACCATAACGGAAAATTGGTTATAGGCTAGTTCAATCTGATCGTCGTAGAATTTGGCATCCAGCGGATGAATCTTATCGACTTTGCGCCAGGCGTTTTCAATACTCGCCATTGTGCCAGGCAAATCAGTAGAGCCAATCTTAACATTCAGGTAGCCCCAGGGCTCATCGGCTGAATAATGGAACATGACGGGTTCAATCTTTTGATCCATCGTTCCGTAGTGAAAGTCCTTTAAAACGCCCACGATGGCGAGTTTTTTTCCATCTACCGTGACGAGCTTACCCAAGGCTTCTTCAGGATTTCGTTTGGTAATATTGAACCGTTTCAGCACTTGCTCATTGACAATAATTTCGCTCTCTTCTCCCTTTTTGGGGCGCAGGGTAAAATTTTTGCCGGCGATCAGTTTATGGTTATGGACGGGTAAATAATGTTCATCCACTTTATTTAGCCAGACCATGGCCGAATCCCGAGGATCAGTGTATTTCATACGGGAGCCCTGCATACTGCCCAGACTCGTGATCATCATCGACTGAGAAACGTCACGAACGGCCGGAATTCCCGACAACTCTTTAGCTAATACGTTTCCTTTATTGCCCTGCAACCGAATGTTTAAAATATTATCGGTCGCGAAGCCTAAGTCGAACGAAATAAAAGCCCGGTACTGGTTGTAGCCAATCAGAGTTGTGGCAATAAACATCAGCGACAAGGTGTATTGAATCACAATCAACGCTTTACGCATATTGACCCGTTGAAATACCTTCATCGACGAGGCATCTTTTATGACCTTAATCGCATTAATGCGGGCAAAGAACAGAGCGGGGAAAAAGCCTGCCGCCAGGCCAACCAATACGGCCAGACCAATAAAATAGAGGATGATCCGGGGAGAAAGGCCAAGAGAAACGAGATCACTGATGTGTGAATCGAGGGCAAGGAATTGCGTTCGTAAGAACAGAAACAGGCCAAAGGAGAATACCAGGGCCAGCAACGAAATAATCACCGCTTCAACCATAAACTGCCCCAGCACATGACTCTTCAGCGCACCGTTAATTTTGCGAATACCTACTTCCCGCGAGCGTCTGAGTGAACGGGCGATGGAAAGGTTGGTGTAATTGAAACAAGCGGAGAGAATAATGACGAAAGCCAGACCGCCTAAAATCCAGGCGACCAGCGGTATCATCGTGGGCCCAATCGAATTGCCGAGTTTTCGGCCTAAGGCAGCTTCTTTTAACGGTTGAAGCGCTACGGTAAACCTTTTGTTCTTTATTGCAGCGTTTTCCCTCGTATTCAGGTCGTTAAGGCTAGCCTGTAGCGGCCCATTGGTTGTATTTTCCGGCAAAACGATATACACATAATTCTGCCAGACATTTTCCCAACTGTAAAAATTAGGGTCTTTCTTGGCGAGTAAGGCATCCGCGGTCGCAAACGAAACAAGTGCCTCAAACCGAATATGGGATAGCTTGGGCACATCTTTGGCAATACCCGTAACAGTGTAATTGAGGGTATCGAACCGTACGATTTTACCCAATGGGTCGACGTCTCCAAATAGTTTTTTTGCCGTTTTTTCGGTCAACACTAACGAGTAGGGCTCGGTCAGTGCCGTAGCCGGATCACCCTCGATTAAGGGAAAGGTAAATACCTTGAAAAATGAGTTATCTGCCCACAAAGCGTCGAGTGGCAGAATGGTTTCATTCACATGGGCATCGCCCGAAAACCCATTCCGAAGAATCGTCACGTCTTGTATACCGGCTATCGTTTCACGAATTTTCTTACCTACTTTAACCGATGTCGACGCCAGATCTACGGGCGCGTTATCCAACTCCTGATAGGTCGTGATGACCCGGTAAGTTCTGTCTTTCTTTTCCTGGAAATCATCGTACGAACGTAAATCGACGATAAAGGCAATCACGAGCAGGCCTACGGACATGCTAACCGCCAGACCAAAAATGTTAATAAAAGAGAATAACTTGTTGCGTACCAGATTACGCCGGGAGGTTTTAACATAACTGCCAATCATGATCCAATGAATGAGAAGGTTGATAAAATCGGGCTTTCGAACCGTATAAATCCTGAAGAATTTCAGGGCATCAAGACAGTAAATCAGTCGGGCGCGTCGGGCCCCTTTGGCTTTCAGGTTACGCTCAAAGTATTCATTCAGGTCTCCTTCCAGATCTTCCAGTAAATCCGGGTTGCAATACCAGCGCAGCAGACGTTGCGCCCAACGGGGCGGCTGGGGAGCGTCTGATTCAGGACCGTCGGCCCGATCGTTTTGGCTGGTAAATCGTTTCATATCGAACCTTCCAGATTGAATCCAGGAATGATACTCCAAAGCGATTCACGTACCTCTTTCGCTTTAGTGAGGGCTACTTTCCCGGCATGGGTCACCTCGTAATAGCGCTTACGTTTCCCTCCCCGCGTACTGGATGCCTCGCCCAGATGGCTTTTCACGAGCCCTTTTTCTTCCAGCCGATTCAAAACAGCATGAACAACGCCTAGTTTGGCGGCCCGGCCTGTGTGTTTTTCCAACTCATCGCAAACAGCCACACTATAGGCGTCATTGACCAGTGCCGCAATGGTTAGCAATATCAGTTCTTCAAACTCCCCCAGGTTACTCCCCTTCATAACTCATCCGTTAATTTGCAATTCATTAATTCACCAAATGTATGTAAAATAATTTCATTAATTTAGTATTTGTATGTAAAATTACGCTTCACCTAAGCGCGGCCTTCATAAAGTTCACCCAATGACTACAGTACACACTCGTGTCAGTTCACCGTTATTTTATTAAAATCAGCCCAGCGTTTTACACGTAAATTGATCAGCCGTTTTAAGTGTAACTCATTCAGAAACACATTCGACCAGTTATCGAAACGCTGGCACTGAACGCCCAGATAGAAGAAATAGACGCTTAGCCCCAGCATGGGCAACAGGTTTTGCTCTTCCTCGCTGATTTTAGTAACCGATTCATAACCAGCCAGAAAACTTTCCTTCTTTTTCCTAAACTCAGCCTCATCCGTTTCAGTACTGTGAATCTGCAGGATGTAATAAGCAATATCGATACACTGCAGTCCACTCCCACAAAAATCAAAATCGAACAGGGTCACCTGATTCTCTTTATTGATATTCAGATTGTCGAACCAGATGTCCAGATGCACGATTCCCTCCCGCGTTTTCGTGCGGTCTATTTTCGAAAACTCGTCCAGTAAATAGCGCTGGGTAGTGTACAGGAAGTTCATCTCAGCCGAGTCGGCGGGTAAGAATGGCTTGACGAACGCAAGTGAATCAACCAGCATGAGCTGTGGCGTATAGCTTACCCGGTTCAGTTTTAGGTTATGCGTAAGTTGGTGAAACCGGGCCATGATCTGCCCTATCGTACTGTGCAGTTCCTCCGAAAAGGTCAGCAACTTCTCTCCTTCGGCAAACGAAAACAGAACGCCAAAGCGCTTGCCCTCGGGCGCATCCAATTCCTGAATAAAGGTACCGGCTACGTCAGCCAGCGGATACGACACCGGCAGTCCGTTTTCCTGCAAGAGCGTCAGTAAGCGCAACTCTTCCCTTACTTCGGTTTCGGTGCGCCAGTTGAGACTATAAATTCGAAAAATTGCCTTTTGAGTGCCATCCGTTACCAGATAGGAATGATTGACGCCTGCTTTTAGTAACTGACAGGATGTGTTGTCACGAAGGCCGTATTTCTTCTGTAGAAATTGGCCCAGATGAGCCGACGACAAGATGGAGGACGTAACTGGAAAAGTGGGCATAGCGGAATGATAGGTCTTGGCTATAAACAACGTGGAGCCAGGTTTGAGAACCTGGCTCCACGTCAAAATTATACTTTATGATTTGTACTTAGGTTACAATCCCAGCACTCGCTTGTTAAAAGCGTCATCGGCACCGGTTCCGGCAAAGTCATCGAAGGCCCGTTCCGTAACCCGGATGATGTGGCTGTCGATGAAGGGGGCTCCTTCAGCCGCGCCCACTTCAGGGTGCTTTAGCGCACATTCCCACTCAAGCACGGCCCAACGGTCGTAGTCGTATTGCGCCAGTTTAGAGAAGATACCCGAGAAGTCAACTTGGCCATCGCCTAACGAACGGAATCGGCCTGCCCGCTCAACCCAACCCTGGTAGCCGCCATAGACGCCCTGCTTGCCCGTCGGATTGAACTCAGCGTCTTTCACGTGGTAGGCATAAATACGGTCGTGGTAGAAATCGATGAATTGCAGATAATCAAGCTGTTGCAATACAAAGTGGCTTGGATCATAGTTGATGCCAGCGCGGGGGTGGTTACCCACTTTTTCCAGAAACATCTCAAAGGTAATCCCATCGTGCAGGTCTTCGCCGGGGTGAAGTTCGTAGGCAACATCGACACCGGCTTCATCATAGGCATTCAGGATAGGCAACCAGCGATCAGCCAGTTCTTTGAAACCCGTCTCGACCAAACCCGCCGGACGCTGTGGCCAGGGATACACAAATGGCCAAAGCAGCGCCCCCGAAAAGGTAGGACTGGCCTTAAGACCAAGATTCTTACTGGCTTTCGCCGTCATCATCAGTTGGTCAACTGCCCAGGCCTGCTGGTCTTTGGGCTTACCCGCCAACTCCGCCGGGCCGAATCCATCGAACATGGCCCCGTAGGCCGGATGAACGGCAACAAGCTGGCCTTGTAGGTGAGTCGCGAGTTCAGTGATTTCGACACCGATATCCGTCAACTTTCCTTTCAGTTCGTCGCAGTAGGTTTGGCTCTCCGACGCTTGCTTGAGATCGATCAACCGCGAATCCCAGGTTGGAATCTGGATACCTTTGTAGCCCAGATCAGCCATGTATTTGGCAATCGTATCGAGCGAATTAAATGGGGCTTCGTCACCCAGAAACTGGGCAAGAAATATGCCCGGACCTTTCATTGTCTTCATTTTTTAAAGAGCGAAAGAGTGAAAGAGCGAAAGAGCGGCTGACGCGAAATTTTCGCTCTTTCACCGCTACGGTGGACCGTTCTTTCGCTCTTTCGCTCTTTATGTCAGTCGCTCACTGTTTTACGGGATTTAGATAAAATTTTCAGTACTTGATACCCTTCATCTATCAACTCCTTTAATCGACGTTCTGGTACGATTTCTGTAAAGACGATTGTTTCCAGCCAAAAGAGCGATTCGTCCAGTTCTTCGAGCGTAACACTGAGTTTGGCAAAAAATTCCTTCTGACTCCTGCCTCTACGAACCGCCCGAAAGTTGGCAGCAGCTGATGAAGAAGAACGAATAAGCTGGTGAGCAAAATGTTGCGCTTCATATTCTTTTGGAAGCGTTCGACACACTTTTACACAGCGTAGCATAAACATCTTAAGCCGTTTTTCCAGATCATCCAGAAATTGACTTTTCGAGTGAGTGGAGTAATCTACCCAGGCTTCAGTAACTAAGCTTTCCTCGTCTTCCATCTCATTTTCAGAAGTTATGTAGCCAACTCACTCATTCACTCATTCGCCTTTCACTCATTTATCATTAAATCTCCACCCAAGCCTGCTTGCGGTTGCTTTCCAGAATTTTTTCGCAGATGAGCAATTCACGATACCCGTCGGCAAAGGTTGGATAGGTTGGCTTCTCGGGTTGCTTACCAGCGGCTATCGCATCGTACACTTCTTTGAATAATTGCTTCGATGTATCGGGGAAACCTTCGTTATGACCACCAGGGAAGCTGATCACCGACCGGGCTTCGGGGTGAGCCAGCGATGGATCGCGCATAAATGACTCGTTGGCGCCGTCGCGGTTACCGATCCACATTTCGTTGGGCGCTTCGGAATTCCAGGCAAACGTTTTTTTCGATCCGGCAATTTCTAACCGCATCTGGTTTTTACGACCGGCTGACACCTGCGATACCGTGATGACACCCCGATTGCCATTGTCGAACCGCAGCAGCACGTTGGCATGGTCTTCCGTATTGATGGGAACATCGGCATAATCTTCGGGCTGGAGCATCTTACCCGAGTAGGTTTCAACGGGTTTGAGTGGCTTCTTCCGTACTTTATGGACCGTATTGAAATCGGCCATAACGGCTACTGTTTTGAGGCCGGTAATGTATTCCAGGCTGTCCATCAGGTGCGACCCAATATCAGCAATGGCCCGTGAATCGCCCGACTTATCCGGTTCGAGCCGCCAGTTATAATCGGTGTCATAAAACAACCAGTCCTGCAAATAAGAACCAATGACGGAATACACATCGCCCAGGGCTTCCTGCTCGCGCATTACTTTCATCTGACGAACGAGCGGATAGTAACGCAGGTTGAAGTGAACCGCATTGACCAGACCCGTTTGAGCAGCCAGTTCAACGAGTTCTTTGGCTTCGTGCAGATCTTTGGCCAATGGCTTCTCGCACACCACATGCTTCCCTGCCAGCAAAGCCGCTTTAGACTGCGAGAAGTGCAGGAAGTTTGGCGTACAGATGTGTACTACTTTAATATCGTCCATCGCCAGCAATTCGTCGAATGTGCAGGAACGTTCGATACCGAGCTGGTCCGCTTTCTGGCGGGCGAGTTCGGGGGTTACTTCGCAGAGGGCGAGGACGTTTGTGTTAGGCAGGCGACGCAGGGCTTCGATGTGCGCAGGACCGATGAATCCGGTGCCAACAACACCGATGTTGATTTTTTGCATGAGGGTTTGGTTTAACAAGCGAAAGAGTGAATAAACGGTCCGCCGTGGCGGTAAAAAGTCTGCCGGATGGCTTCGTTCTTGCGTTCATTCACTCTTTATTTCAGTCGCTCACTGTTTTTCGGGATTTAGATAAATTTTTAACTGACAGCCTTCATCGAGTAATCGGTAGCTCGTTCACCACTTTAGCGAACCACTCTTTCGTTCATTTGCTCTTTGCCTTTTACTCAACAAACTTAGTCCACTTCGTCGAATCATCCTGACTCGATGCAATGACCGTGTCGATAAAGGCCAGGCCACGAACACCGTCGGCAGCTTTCGGGAAATCATAGATTGGATCAGCCTCCCGCCCTTCCATATGGGCTTTTACGGCGTAGGCGAAATTGCGGTAGAGGTTGGCGAAAGCCTCAAAAAAGCCTTCGGGGTGGCCTGCCGGTAAGCGCCAGTGTGCCGATGCCGACGCCGACAGACTGCCCACATTCGGGCGGATGATGCGCTGGCCTTCCTGCGTTTTGTATTTGAGCGTATTAGGCTCCATCTGGTGCCACTCAATACCGCCCAGCTCACCCCAAACGTAAATCTTGAGTGAGTTTTCTTCGCCATTGGCAATCTGGCTGGCATGCAGAACACCCTTGGCGCCATTGGCGAAACGAAGCAGCACATTGCCATCGTCATCGAGTTGGCGACCCGGAACGAACGTCGTTAAATCCGCACAGAGTTCGGCAATTTGCAGGCCGGTAACATACTCGGCCAAATTCTCGGCGTGCGTACCAATGTCACCCATGCAACCCGCAGCCCCGGATCTGGCCGGATCAGTACGCCAAATAGCCTGCTTGTAGTCATTGTGCTCCTCATCTTTTGAGAGCCAGCCCTGTGGATATTCGACAACCACTTTCCGAATCTTACCGAGTTTACCACTGCGCACCATATCACGGGCTTCTTTTACCATCGGGTAGCCGGTATAGTTGTGCGTAAGGCCAAACACTAGCCCCGACTTTTCAACAATGGCGGCCAGTTCTTTCGCTTCGGCCAGATTCAGGGTCATGGGCTTATCGCACATCACATGAAATCCATTTTCGAGCGCCATTTTAGCGGGCGGAAAGTGCATGTGATTGGGTGTCACGATAGACAGGAAATCCATTCGTTCGCCTTCGGGCAGGGCCTTTTCCCGCTCGATCATTTCCTGAAAGGAAGTGTAAACACGGTCTTCGGGTAAATACAGGGCGTGACCGGTTGCTTTCGATTTGTCGGGCGATGCACTGAAGCAGCCACAAACCAATTCGATTTCGCCATCGAA
It encodes:
- a CDS encoding four helix bundle protein, producing the protein MEDEESLVTEAWVDYSTHSKSQFLDDLEKRLKMFMLRCVKVCRTLPKEYEAQHFAHQLIRSSSSAAANFRAVRRGRSQKEFFAKLSVTLEELDESLFWLETIVFTEIVPERRLKELIDEGYQVLKILSKSRKTVSD
- a CDS encoding Gfo/Idh/MocA family protein, giving the protein MQKINIGVVGTGFIGPAHIEALRRLPNTNVLALCEVTPELARQKADQLGIERSCTFDELLAMDDIKVVHICTPNFLHFSQSKAALLAGKHVVCEKPLAKDLHEAKELVELAAQTGLVNAVHFNLRYYPLVRQMKVMREQEALGDVYSVIGSYLQDWLFYDTDYNWRLEPDKSGDSRAIADIGSHLMDSLEYITGLKTVAVMADFNTVHKVRKKPLKPVETYSGKMLQPEDYADVPINTEDHANVLLRFDNGNRGVITVSQVSAGRKNQMRLEIAGSKKTFAWNSEAPNEMWIGNRDGANESFMRDPSLAHPEARSVISFPGGHNEGFPDTSKQLFKEVYDAIAAGKQPEKPTYPTFADGYRELLICEKILESNRKQAWVEI
- a CDS encoding PadR family transcriptional regulator; its protein translation is MKGSNLGEFEELILLTIAALVNDAYSVAVCDELEKHTGRAAKLGVVHAVLNRLEEKGLVKSHLGEASSTRGGKRKRYYEVTHAGKVALTKAKEVRESLWSIIPGFNLEGSI
- a CDS encoding phosphotransferase: MPTFPVTSSILSSAHLGQFLQKKYGLRDNTSCQLLKAGVNHSYLVTDGTQKAIFRIYSLNWRTETEVREELRLLTLLQENGLPVSYPLADVAGTFIQELDAPEGKRFGVLFSFAEGEKLLTFSEELHSTIGQIMARFHQLTHNLKLNRVSYTPQLMLVDSLAFVKPFLPADSAEMNFLYTTQRYLLDEFSKIDRTKTREGIVHLDIWFDNLNINKENQVTLFDFDFCGSGLQCIDIAYYILQIHSTETDEAEFRKKKESFLAGYESVTKISEEEQNLLPMLGLSVYFFYLGVQCQRFDNWSNVFLNELHLKRLINLRVKRWADFNKITVN
- a CDS encoding sugar phosphate isomerase/epimerase family protein, yielding MKTMKGPGIFLAQFLGDEAPFNSLDTIAKYMADLGYKGIQIPTWDSRLIDLKQASESQTYCDELKGKLTDIGVEITELATHLQGQLVAVHPAYGAMFDGFGPAELAGKPKDQQAWAVDQLMMTAKASKNLGLKASPTFSGALLWPFVYPWPQRPAGLVETGFKELADRWLPILNAYDEAGVDVAYELHPGEDLHDGITFEMFLEKVGNHPRAGINYDPSHFVLQQLDYLQFIDFYHDRIYAYHVKDAEFNPTGKQGVYGGYQGWVERAGRFRSLGDGQVDFSGIFSKLAQYDYDRWAVLEWECALKHPEVGAAEGAPFIDSHIIRVTERAFDDFAGTGADDAFNKRVLGL
- a CDS encoding ABC transporter permease, which produces MKRFTSQNDRADGPESDAPQPPRWAQRLLRWYCNPDLLEDLEGDLNEYFERNLKAKGARRARLIYCLDALKFFRIYTVRKPDFINLLIHWIMIGSYVKTSRRNLVRNKLFSFINIFGLAVSMSVGLLVIAFIVDLRSYDDFQEKKDRTYRVITTYQELDNAPVDLASTSVKVGKKIRETIAGIQDVTILRNGFSGDAHVNETILPLDALWADNSFFKVFTFPLIEGDPATALTEPYSLVLTEKTAKKLFGDVDPLGKIVRFDTLNYTVTGIAKDVPKLSHIRFEALVSFATADALLAKKDPNFYSWENVWQNYVYIVLPENTTNGPLQASLNDLNTRENAAIKNKRFTVALQPLKEAALGRKLGNSIGPTMIPLVAWILGGLAFVIILSACFNYTNLSIARSLRRSREVGIRKINGALKSHVLGQFMVEAVIISLLALVFSFGLFLFLRTQFLALDSHISDLVSLGLSPRIILYFIGLAVLVGLAAGFFPALFFARINAIKVIKDASSMKVFQRVNMRKALIVIQYTLSLMFIATTLIGYNQYRAFISFDLGFATDNILNIRLQGNKGNVLAKELSGIPAVRDVSQSMMITSLGSMQGSRMKYTDPRDSAMVWLNKVDEHYLPVHNHKLIAGKNFTLRPKKGEESEIIVNEQVLKRFNITKRNPEEALGKLVTVDGKKLAIVGVLKDFHYGTMDQKIEPVMFHYSADEPWGYLNVKIGSTDLPGTMASIENAWRKVDKIHPLDAKFYDDQIELAYNQFSVMVKVIGFIAFLAICIASLGLFGMVVFTTETRLKEISIRKVLGASEAGLIYLLSKGFLTLLMVATLVALPATYLFFDKVVLVNFAYHQPIGLSGLLMGVVIVMFLAFLLIGSQTLKAARRNPAKILKSE